In the Brassica napus cultivar Da-Ae chromosome A7, Da-Ae, whole genome shotgun sequence genome, one interval contains:
- the LOC106356878 gene encoding proline-rich protein 3-like has translation MAVTRASLVICFLLSLATIATADYYSPSTPPVYTPPAYKPTHPPPVYTRPVHKPTLPPPVYTTPAHKPTLPPPVYTPPTYKPTLPPPVYTPPTYKPKPTLPPPVYKPTLSPPVYTKPTIPPPVYTPPVYKPTLSPVYTKPTLPPPVYTPPAYKPTLPPPVYTPPVYKPTLSPPVYKPTLSPPVYKPTLSPPVYKKSPSYSPPTPYVPKPTYTPPTKPYVPEILKVVDGIILCKKGYETYPIQGAKAKIVCSEPGSYGQSKKDVVIYSDPTDSKGYFHVSLTSIKDLLHCRVKLYTSPVETCNNPTNVNKGLTGVPLSMYGYRYHSDKNLKIFSVGPFYFTGHKAAPTTPKY, from the exons ATGGCGGTAACACGCGCCTCCTTGGTCATTTGCTTCCTCCTCTCTTTGGCTACCATAGCCACAGCTGATTACTACTCCCCCTCAACTCCTCCGGTTTACACTCCACCAGCTTACAAACCAACCCACCCACCTCCAGTTTACACACGACCGGTTCACAAGCCAACCCTTCCACCTCCGGTTTACACTACGCCGGCTCACAAACCCACCCTTCCACCACCGGTATACACACCACCCACATACAAGCCAACCCTCCCACCACCGGTTTACACTCCACCCACATACAAACCAAAACCCACCCTCCCACCTCCAGTTTACAAGCCTACACTCTCTCCTCCGGTCTACACTAAACCCACTATCCCTCCTCCAGTCTACACTCCACCAGTTTATAAGCCAACTCTTTCCCCGGTCTACACCAAACCAACGCTTCCACCTCCGGTTTACACTCCACCAGCATACAAACCAACCCTCCCACCTCCAGTCTACACTCCACCGGTTTACAAGCCTACTCTCTCTCCCCCGGTTTACAAGCCAACTCTCTCTCCCCCGGTTTACAAGCCAACTCTCTCTCCCCCGGTCTACAAAAAGTCTCCAAGCTATTCTCCTCCAACTCCTTATGTCCCAAAACCAACCTACACTCCACCCACCAAACCATACGTCCCAGAGATTCTTAAAGTTGTTGATGGCATCATCCTCTGCAAAAAGGGTTACGAAACCTACCCAATCCAAG GAGCAAAGGCCAAGATTGTGTGCTCCGAGCCAGGATCATACGGACAGAGCAAGAAGGATGTTGTGATCTACAGCGATCCAACTGATTCTAAGGGATACTTCCATGTGTCGTTGACCAGCATCAAGGACCTACTTCACTGTCGTGTCAAACTTTACACATCTCCGGTCGAGACTTGCAATAACCCGACCAATGTCAACAAGGGTCTCACAGGAGTTCCATTGTCGATGTATGGATACCGTTACCACTCTGACAAGAACTTGAAGATCTTTAGCGTCGGACCTTTCTACTTCACTGGTCACAAGGCTGCTCCAACCACTCCCAAATACTGA
- the LOC106355648 gene encoding beta-glucosidase BoGH3B-like has protein sequence MIKRGYPSMAATIYGVRSFFLLAAIVILLSGRSGGATAATRGYIKYKDPKAAVEERVEDLLTRMTLPEKLGQMCQVDRFNFSFYPPATRHEIFTKYLIGSVLSNPYDTGASPSKRVVEANTMQKLSLSTRLGIPLLYAIDAVHGHNTFINATIFPHNVGLGATRDPDLVKKIGAITALEVRATGIAQAFAPCVAVCRDPRWGRCYESYSEDPKVVTMMTESIMEGLQGNAPYVADFKTKLAGCAKHFVGDGGTVGGINENNTVADNATLFGIHMPPFEIAVKKGIASIMASYSSLNGVKMHANRAMITDYLKNTLKFQGFVISDWLGIDRITTPPRANYTYSIEASINAGIDMVMVPFQYIEFLEGLTKLVNGGYIPMSRIDDAVRRVLRVKFSIGLFENPLAEETLVAEFGSEAHREVAREAVRKSMVLLKNGKTNVDKVIPLQRNVKKIVVAGAHANNMGWQCGGFTLTWQGFNGTGENIGRNKAMQLPTGKTRGTTILEAIMKTVDHTTEVVYVEEPNQDTSKLHADAAYTIVVVGEAPYAETQGDSTTLSIAAPGPDTIRHTCGSGMKCIVVLVTGRPLVIEPYLDTIDALVVAWLPGTEGQGITDVLFGDHPFTGTLPRTWMRSVTQLPMNVGDKNYDPLFPFGYGIKT, from the exons ATGATCAAGAGAGGGTATCCATCAATGGCGGCGACAATATACGGCGTCAGGAGCTTTTTCTTGTTGGCGGCCATTGTGATATTGTTGTCCGGTCGTTCTGGAGGCGCCACCGCAGCCACCAGAGGTTACATTAAGTACAAAGATCCAAAAGCGGCGGTTGAGGAGAGAGTAGAGGATTTGCTAACACGAATGACATTACCTGAGAAACTTGGTCAAATGTGTCAAGTTGATCGGTTCAACTTCTCATTTTATCCCCCGGCCACGCGCCACGAAATCTTCACAAAGTACCTGATCG GAAGCGTTTTGAGCAATCCGTATGATACTGGGGCTAGTCCATCAAAGCGGGTCGTCGAAGCGAACACCATGCAGAAATTGAGTCTTTCGACGAGGCTTGGAATCCCTTTGCTTTACGCCATTGATGCGGTTCATGGCCACAACACTTTTATCAATGCCACCATCTTCCCTCACAACGTCGGTCTTGGTGCCACTAG GGATCCTGAtcttgtcaaaaagattggagCTATAACTGCGCTTGAAGTAAGAGCTACCGGAATCGCACAAGCTTTTGCGCCTTGTGTTGCG GTTTGCAGAGATCCTAGATGGGGAAGGTGTTATGAGAGCTATAGTGAAGATCCCAAAGTGGTGACTATGATGACCGAAAGTATCATGGAGGGATTACAAGGAAATGCTCCTTACGTCGCTGACTTCAA GACTAAACTGGCTGGTTGCGCCAAACATTTTGTTGGGGATGGAGGAACGGTAGGTGGAATCAATGAGAATAACACTGTGGCTGATAACGCTACTCTCTTTGGTATCCATATGCCTCCGTTTGAGATAGCCGTAAAGAAAGGGATCGCATCAATCATGGCTTCTTATTCTAGTCTCAACGGTGTTAAGATGCATGCAAACCGGGCAATGATCACTGATTACCTCAAGAACACCCTCAAATTCCAAGGCTTTGTTATCTCTGACTGGCTTGGAATAGATAGGATCACAACTCCACCCAGAGCAAATTACACATACTCTATCGAAGCTTCCATTAATGCCGGCATTGACATG GTTATGGTTCCATTTCAATATATAGAGTTCTTGGAAGGATTGACCAAACTAGTGAACGGTGGATACATTCCTATGAGCCGTATCGATGATGCTGTTCGAAGAGTCTTGAGAGTTAAATTCTCCATTGGTCTCTTTGAGAACCCATTGGCAGAGGAAACTCTTGTCGCCGAGTTTGGATCTGAG GCGCATAGAGAAGTAGCGAGAGAGGCGGTGAGGAAATCAATGGTGCTTCTAAAGAACGGGAAGACAAACGTAGATAAAGTTATTCCTCTCCAGAGAAATGTGAAAAAGATCGTTGTTGCTGGAGCACACGCTAACAACATGGGTTGGCAATGTGGTGGCTTTACTCTCACTTGGCAAGGATTCAATGGAACCGGAGAAAACATTGGCCGTAACAAAGCCATGCAACTCCCTACCGGTAAAACCAGAG GAACTACAATCTTGGAAGCCATTATGAAGACTGTCGATCACACCACTGAAGTTGTCTACGTGGAGGAACCAAACCAAGATACGTCGAAGCTTCACGCTGACGCAGCATACACAATTGTGGTCGTAGGTGAAGCTCCTTACGCAGAGACACAAGGGGACAGCACCACGCTAAGCATAGCCGCACCAGGTCCAGACACGATTAGGCATACGTGTGGTAGTGGTATGAAATGCATAGTGGTCCTAGTCACAGGACGTCCTCTGGTGATCGAGCCGTACCTTGACACCATCGACGCTCTTGTAGTCGCTTGGCTTCCAGGAACGGAAGGACAAGGAATCACTGATGTCTTGTTTGGTGATCATCCCTTCACTGGAACGTTGCCTCGCACGTGGATGAGGAGTGTGACTCAGCTTCCTATGAACGTTGGTGACAAGAACTACGACCCGCTCTTCCCCTTCGGATACGGAATCAAAACTTAA